A region of the Paenibacillus sp. J23TS9 genome:
ACGAACAGGATTCCGGAACAGCCGATTCTCCGATTACTTATCAAGCCTATGATGGTGAAAAGGTGATATTTTCAGGCGGCGATTTGCTGGATACTTCCCGGTTTCAGCCGGTTAGCAATCCCGAAACCCTGTCCCGTATTCCGGAGCAAGCCAGAGGCAAAGTGCTGCAGCTGGATCTTAAAGCACTTGGTATCACAGACTATGGCAAGCTTGGAAACAACCTGGAGGTTGCACCGGAGTTATTCGTGAACGGCAATGCAATGACGCTGGCCCGCTGGCCGGACAACGGATTCGCCACCATCAATCAAGTCGTCGAAAAGGCGGATGATTCGGCGGGTAAAGGCTACACGTTTACGTATAACGAAAACGGGCTTCATTCTTGGAAGACCATTGATGATACATGGATGCTGGGTTACTGGGGGAATGATTGGGCCACCAATGATCTGCAGATCAAATCGTTAGATCTCAGTCAAAAGCGCATTGAGAGCTATAAGGGAACCAGCTATGCCATGAAAGACGGGCAAAGGTTCTATTTTTACAATATTCTCGAGGAGCTGGATGCCCCGGGTGAATGGTACCTTGAACGGAGTACAGGCTTGTTGTATCTTTACCCTCCCGCTCCCCTGCAGGGAATGAAGCTTCAACTATCCTTATTTAATCAGAACCTGATTACGATGAACAATACATCCAACATGGTATTTAGTGACCTGTCTATGGAAGTGAGCCGCGGAAATGCGATCGATATGACCGGAGGTGAGAACAATTTGATCCGCCGCTGTGAAATCAGCAAAATGGGCGGTTACGCGGTCAAAATTAACGGAGGTCAGCACAACGGTGTATTCGGCTCTAGCATCTACAGCATGGGGAACGGAGGCGTCTCATTGAACGGCGGTGATGCCGCCACTTTAACTCCGGCAGGAAATTACGCAGACAATAATGACATATACAACTATGCCAGAATTAAACTCACTTACACCTCTGCCGTGGAGATTAACGGGGTTGGAAACCGTGCGACTCATAATAAAATGCATAACGCCCCCCATCTGGCGATCCAGTTCAGAGGGAATGATCATGTCATTGAGTACAATGAAATCTACGATGTGGTGAAGGAAACCGCCGATGCATCAGCGATCTACTCAGGAAGAAGCTTTGTCTGGCGCGGCAATATCATTAACTACAATTATATTCACGATATCGTAGCCAGCGATTTGCGGGTATCGACTGCGGCTATCTATCTCGATGACTATATGAGTGGCGTGGAAATGCGCGGTAACGTTTTTTACAATATCGGTAAACAGGCGTTCAAGCTGGCCAATGGCAGGGAGAATATTGTGGAGAACAACCTCGTTATCGATTCCGGCACATCCATTGCTTTCATGGCCCGTAACTATAAGCCCGGTGAGAAAAACTATACCTCGCTGATGAGCAAGTTCGACCAAGTACCATATCAAAGCGAGATTTGGAGTAAACGATATCCTACCCTACCAAATATCCTGAACGACGAACCGCTGCTGCCGAAACGGAATGTTGTTCGCAACAATATTTTCGTGAATAGCGGACCCATAACCGGTGACCAGCAAAATATGGATCTGGGTACCTTTGAGAATAATTTATCCTTCAATACAAAGGACGAACTCGGGCTGCTCAACTCAGCAAAAGAGAATTTTCAAATCAATGATCAATCTAAAATCCTCTCCGGTTTGCCTGAATTCAAACCTATACCATTCGCTGAAATGGGGATAAAAGCCTCAGGACTGCCTCCTGTTCAATCCGGCTTATCCGCCCGTTCAATCGAATTCCAGCAGAATGTAAATGAGTCAAGTGTAAATCTCAGTCTGAATGGCAATACCCTCACCTCGATCCGCGATGAAGCGGGACCTTTAACCCAGGGGACGGATTACGTCATTCAGGGAACGACCGTCGTTTTCATCAAAGCATATCTGTCCAATTTGCCAACCGGTTACCATACGATGGTATTTTCGTTCAGTGAAGGAAATGATGCTTTTTTGAGCCTTCGCGGTATCCCTTCCGCAAGCTAGCTAATATTCAGCTATAAATAATTTAAGAGAACAAAAAAAGCCCCGGGGTTAACCCGGAGGCTTTTTCAGGTTATCGAGGAAATCTCGCAAATCCGTATTCATAAGATTATATAGTCCAGCACCGTTTCCCCGCCGATCACTTCACCGGTCTCTACAAATCCGAAGCCTTTATATAAACGGTTAGCGACTCCATTATCAGGAACATGGGATATGCGGATTTTGACACAATCTGAATGGCTTTTCTGCTGCTCCAGAACCGCCGCGAGTCCAGCTTTGCCATACCCCTTACCTTGATAGCGTTCATCAATCATGAACCGGCAAATCCAGAAATAACCGTCCTCAGGATAAACCTCCTCATCGAACAAAGCGAATCCAACCATGGTATCGCCAGTGTAAATCCCATAAGGTCTTGAAGATGGTTCCCGCTTCGCCTTCTCGAGTGAATCGGAATTCGGGGCTACAAGCCGCCGCTGATCTTCCCTTGGCTTGAGCTGCAAGCATTCTTCCATGTTGTCATCGGTAATCAATTTCAGGTACACGCTTGTCATTTTATAAAGACCTCTTCTCTCGATTATAAGATTG
Encoded here:
- a CDS encoding N-acetyltransferase, encoding MTSVYLKLITDDNMEECLQLKPREDQRRLVAPNSDSLEKAKREPSSRPYGIYTGDTMVGFALFDEEVYPEDGYFWICRFMIDERYQGKGYGKAGLAAVLEQQKSHSDCVKIRISHVPDNGVANRLYKGFGFVETGEVIGGETVLDYIIL
- a CDS encoding X2-like carbohydrate binding domain-containing protein, whose amino-acid sequence is MRVTTGFRFFVALCVILCSSLPFTMSSLSAQAQSMKLYVSKNGSDSNGGTLNKPFATLEKARDAIRVMKSKGPLPAGGVTVMIRGGEYRFTQTLQLDEQDSGTADSPITYQAYDGEKVIFSGGDLLDTSRFQPVSNPETLSRIPEQARGKVLQLDLKALGITDYGKLGNNLEVAPELFVNGNAMTLARWPDNGFATINQVVEKADDSAGKGYTFTYNENGLHSWKTIDDTWMLGYWGNDWATNDLQIKSLDLSQKRIESYKGTSYAMKDGQRFYFYNILEELDAPGEWYLERSTGLLYLYPPAPLQGMKLQLSLFNQNLITMNNTSNMVFSDLSMEVSRGNAIDMTGGENNLIRRCEISKMGGYAVKINGGQHNGVFGSSIYSMGNGGVSLNGGDAATLTPAGNYADNNDIYNYARIKLTYTSAVEINGVGNRATHNKMHNAPHLAIQFRGNDHVIEYNEIYDVVKETADASAIYSGRSFVWRGNIINYNYIHDIVASDLRVSTAAIYLDDYMSGVEMRGNVFYNIGKQAFKLANGRENIVENNLVIDSGTSIAFMARNYKPGEKNYTSLMSKFDQVPYQSEIWSKRYPTLPNILNDEPLLPKRNVVRNNIFVNSGPITGDQQNMDLGTFENNLSFNTKDELGLLNSAKENFQINDQSKILSGLPEFKPIPFAEMGIKASGLPPVQSGLSARSIEFQQNVNESSVNLSLNGNTLTSIRDEAGPLTQGTDYVIQGTTVVFIKAYLSNLPTGYHTMVFSFSEGNDAFLSLRGIPSAS